The proteins below are encoded in one region of Sphingobium yanoikuyae:
- a CDS encoding FIST N-terminal domain-containing protein: MATGAGVRAGIGFASSHADDPFEAMTDLVNQLGTEPLAGAVIFCSQHYDRDSLARAINLHSECTTVIGCTSSGELTDAGYDHDSLTVIGFPAADFCMTSHCFDDIDNFDPVAAREIVRTLAAQAERDSRRLGGLVNHVALFLVDGLSHREELLTMTIQDALGDIPLIGGSSGDDLAFRQTAIFDGGRFHARAAVVAILSSTRPMHVFKAQHYQPGAAKMVITGAIPHERIVTEINAEPAAAEYLRLAGHAGEELGMEFFAAHPPMVRAGGEYHVRSIQSANADGSLTFYCAIDEGIVLNIGEPVDRIAGMRQLFSDLHARVGEVDRIIAFDCVLNRIDAEQRQISRDVSALYAGNRVIGFNTYGEQYHALHVNQTFSGLAIGR; this comes from the coding sequence ATGGCGACAGGCGCAGGGGTAAGGGCAGGGATAGGATTTGCGTCCTCCCATGCCGACGATCCGTTCGAGGCGATGACGGATCTGGTGAATCAACTGGGAACGGAGCCGCTCGCCGGTGCCGTGATCTTCTGTTCCCAGCATTATGACCGGGACAGCCTGGCGCGGGCGATCAATCTGCATAGCGAATGCACCACCGTGATCGGCTGCACCAGCTCGGGCGAACTGACCGATGCGGGCTATGATCATGACAGCCTGACCGTGATCGGCTTTCCCGCTGCCGATTTCTGCATGACCTCCCATTGCTTCGACGACATCGACAATTTCGATCCCGTCGCCGCGCGCGAAATCGTGCGGACGCTGGCGGCGCAGGCGGAACGGGACAGCCGCCGGCTGGGCGGGCTGGTCAACCATGTCGCGCTGTTCCTGGTCGACGGCCTTTCGCACCGGGAGGAATTGCTGACCATGACGATCCAGGATGCGCTGGGCGACATTCCGCTGATCGGCGGATCGTCCGGCGACGATCTCGCCTTCCGCCAGACCGCGATCTTCGATGGCGGCCGCTTCCATGCCCGCGCCGCCGTGGTGGCGATTCTCTCCTCGACCCGGCCGATGCACGTCTTCAAGGCGCAGCATTATCAGCCCGGCGCCGCCAAGATGGTGATTACCGGCGCGATCCCGCACGAACGTATCGTGACGGAGATCAATGCAGAGCCGGCCGCGGCCGAATATCTGCGCTTGGCCGGCCATGCCGGCGAGGAACTGGGCATGGAATTTTTCGCGGCGCATCCGCCGATGGTCCGGGCCGGCGGCGAATATCATGTCCGCTCGATCCAGAGCGCCAATGCAGATGGCAGCCTGACCTTCTATTGCGCGATCGACGAGGGGATCGTCCTCAACATCGGTGAGCCGGTCGATCGGATCGCCGGCATGCGCCAGCTCTTCTCCGACCTGCACGCCCGCGTGGGCGAGGTGGACCGGATCATCGCCTTCGACTGCGTGCTCAACCGCATCGATGCCGAGCAGCGCCAGATTTCGCGCGATGTCTCTGCCCTCTATGCCGGTAACCGGGTCATTGGCTTCAACACCTATGGCGAGCAATATCATGCGTTGCACGTCAACCAGACCTTCAGCGGATTGGCGATCGGCCGATGA
- a CDS encoding DUF3422 domain-containing protein: MVAERRFTEHALRPQVVGEMQLRREPALTVPARMIQLVRLLDADARTAELAAVPAMPGDLRPGHDSRHRETRLGADIHLHWEQHSEASTVTLVRGGSDPVGWDFPDAADARAAIAWAEYLPGAVIRAVRLAIVADEGAAAELVASAGFPAGQLVTCHVGGGARIWTDFRIHDDGYGRMVVAANGLLPGDLARCVQRLQELGNYRNLALLGLPPARTAWADLDWLEQALEQVGRALAAGEVRDDVLLGRLIQLSADILSIDSGCAYRMSATAAYGRIVASRLAELDVVPIAGHRSLADFTERRLWPAVRTCGALTDRLALLNGRAAQFTALLRTRIETHIENQNGRLLASMDRSARMQLQLQQLVEGLSTVAVSYYALGLLSYPLKAVEKHWPRLSATLLLGLAMPFVALLVFRLIHGAKSRLVSRDRPAEPAT; the protein is encoded by the coding sequence GTGGTGGCTGAGCGGCGCTTCACCGAACATGCGCTACGCCCGCAGGTGGTGGGCGAGATGCAGTTGCGCCGCGAGCCTGCGCTGACGGTCCCGGCGCGGATGATCCAGCTTGTCCGCCTGCTCGACGCAGACGCGCGCACGGCGGAACTGGCGGCCGTGCCCGCCATGCCGGGCGATCTGCGTCCGGGGCATGACAGCCGCCATCGCGAAACCCGGCTGGGCGCCGATATCCATCTCCACTGGGAACAGCATAGCGAGGCCAGCACGGTCACCCTGGTGCGCGGCGGCAGCGACCCGGTCGGCTGGGATTTTCCCGACGCGGCCGACGCGCGTGCCGCTATCGCCTGGGCCGAATATCTGCCGGGTGCGGTGATCCGCGCCGTGCGGCTGGCGATCGTGGCGGATGAGGGCGCCGCCGCGGAACTGGTGGCCAGTGCCGGGTTCCCGGCGGGCCAGCTCGTCACCTGTCATGTCGGCGGCGGCGCGCGCATCTGGACCGATTTCCGCATCCATGATGATGGCTATGGCCGGATGGTGGTGGCCGCCAATGGCCTGCTGCCCGGCGATCTTGCCCGCTGCGTCCAGCGGCTGCAGGAGCTGGGCAATTATCGCAATCTGGCGCTGCTTGGCCTGCCGCCCGCGCGCACGGCCTGGGCCGATCTCGACTGGCTGGAACAGGCGCTGGAGCAGGTCGGCCGGGCGCTGGCCGCCGGCGAGGTGCGCGACGATGTGCTGCTGGGGCGACTGATCCAGTTGTCCGCCGACATATTGTCGATCGACAGCGGCTGCGCCTATCGGATGAGCGCGACCGCCGCCTATGGCCGGATCGTCGCCAGTCGCCTCGCCGAACTGGACGTCGTGCCGATCGCCGGTCATCGCTCGCTCGCCGACTTCACCGAAAGGCGGCTCTGGCCCGCCGTGCGTACCTGCGGGGCGCTGACCGATCGGCTGGCGCTGCTCAACGGCCGCGCGGCGCAGTTCACCGCCCTGCTGCGCACCCGGATCGAAACCCATATCGAGAACCAGAATGGCCGCCTGCTCGCCTCGATGGACCGCAGCGCGCGGATGCAACTCCAGCTCCAGCAACTGGTCGAGGGGCTGTCGACGGTTGCCGTCAGCTATTATGCGCTCGGCCTGCTCTCCTATCCGCTCAAGGCGGTGGAAAAACACTGGCCGCGCCTGTCCGCGACGCTGCTGCTGGGCCTTGCCATGCCATTCGTCGCATTGCTGGTCTTCCGCCTGATCCACGGCGCCAAAAGCCGGCTTGTTTCGCGTGACAGGCCAGCGGAACCCGCTACATGA
- a CDS encoding DUF779 domain-containing protein gives MADCPARILATPAADALIARLTDQHGPLMFHQSGGCCDGSAPMCFPRGEFKVGPQDVLLGHVAGDVPVWIGAAQFEYWRHTQVTIDVVPGRGAGMSLESPEGQRFIVRSRVFTDAEADLLEAAGELARGG, from the coding sequence ATGGCCGATTGTCCTGCCCGCATTCTCGCCACGCCAGCGGCCGACGCGTTGATCGCGCGCCTGACCGACCAGCATGGCCCACTGATGTTCCACCAGTCGGGCGGCTGCTGCGACGGTTCCGCGCCGATGTGCTTCCCGCGCGGTGAGTTCAAAGTCGGCCCGCAGGATGTGCTGCTGGGCCATGTCGCGGGTGATGTGCCGGTGTGGATCGGCGCGGCCCAGTTCGAATATTGGCGCCATACCCAGGTGACGATCGACGTGGTGCCGGGGCGGGGCGCCGGCATGTCGCTCGAAAGCCCGGAGGGGCAGCGCTTCATCGTTCGCTCGCGCGTCTTCACCGATGCGGAGGCGGATTTGCTGGAAGCCGCTGGAGAGCTGGCGCGTGGTGGCTGA
- the adh gene encoding aldehyde dehydrogenase: MLQQALDKFAGQTLIRDRYDNYIGGQWTAPAKGQYFDNISPVTGQVVCQVARGTAEDIEAALDAAHAAKDAWGKMSSTERSNILLKMADRMEANLDLIALAETIDNGKPIRETTHADIPLAIDHFRYFAGCARAQEGSISEIDHDTIAYHFHEPLGVVGQIIPWNFPILMAVWKLAPALAAGNCIVLKPAEQTPMSVLVLAEIIGDLLPPGVLNIVNGFGVEAGKPLASNKRISKIAFTGETTTGRLIMQYASENLIPVTLELGGKSPNIFFEDVMDADDDYFDKCLEGFAMFALNQGEVCTCPSRALIQESIYEKFIERAIARVKAIKQGSPLDPSTMIGAQASNDQLEKILSYIAIGKEEGAQVLTGGDRATHDGELADGFYVTPTVLKGHNRMRIFQEEIFGPVLAVTTFKDEAEALAIANDTLYGLGAGVWTRDGARAYRMGRGIQAGRVWTNCYHAYPAHAAFGGYKQSGIGRENHKMMLDHYQQTKNLLVSYSPKALGFF; encoded by the coding sequence ATGCTGCAACAGGCGCTGGATAAATTCGCCGGCCAGACCCTGATCCGCGACCGCTACGACAATTATATCGGCGGCCAGTGGACGGCACCGGCCAAGGGCCAGTATTTCGACAATATCTCGCCGGTCACCGGTCAGGTCGTGTGCCAGGTCGCGCGCGGCACGGCGGAGGATATCGAGGCCGCGCTCGACGCCGCCCATGCCGCCAAGGACGCCTGGGGCAAGATGTCGTCGACCGAGCGGTCGAACATCCTGCTCAAGATGGCCGATCGCATGGAGGCCAATCTCGACCTCATCGCGCTGGCCGAGACGATCGACAATGGCAAGCCGATCCGCGAAACCACCCATGCCGACATTCCGCTCGCCATCGATCATTTCCGCTATTTCGCCGGCTGCGCCCGCGCCCAGGAAGGATCGATCAGCGAGATCGACCATGACACCATCGCCTATCATTTCCACGAGCCGTTGGGCGTCGTCGGCCAGATCATTCCCTGGAACTTCCCGATCCTGATGGCGGTGTGGAAGCTGGCGCCCGCGCTCGCCGCCGGCAACTGCATCGTGCTCAAGCCCGCCGAGCAGACGCCGATGTCGGTGCTGGTCCTGGCCGAGATCATCGGCGACCTGCTGCCGCCCGGCGTGCTCAACATCGTCAACGGCTTCGGCGTGGAAGCGGGCAAGCCGCTGGCGTCGAACAAGCGGATCAGCAAGATCGCCTTCACCGGCGAGACCACGACCGGCCGCCTGATCATGCAATATGCCTCGGAAAACCTGATCCCCGTCACGCTGGAACTGGGCGGCAAGTCGCCCAACATCTTCTTCGAGGATGTGATGGATGCGGACGATGATTATTTCGACAAATGCCTCGAAGGCTTCGCCATGTTCGCGCTCAACCAGGGCGAGGTCTGCACCTGTCCCAGCCGCGCGCTGATCCAGGAATCGATCTACGAAAAGTTCATCGAGCGGGCGATCGCGCGGGTAAAGGCGATCAAGCAGGGCAGCCCGCTCGATCCCTCGACGATGATCGGCGCCCAGGCGTCGAACGACCAGCTCGAAAAGATCCTCTCCTACATCGCGATCGGCAAGGAAGAGGGCGCACAAGTGCTGACCGGCGGCGATCGCGCCACCCATGACGGCGAACTGGCCGATGGCTTCTATGTGACGCCCACCGTGCTCAAGGGCCATAACAGGATGCGCATTTTCCAGGAGGAGATTTTCGGCCCGGTGCTGGCCGTCACCACCTTCAAGGACGAGGCGGAGGCGCTCGCCATCGCCAATGACACGCTCTACGGCCTGGGCGCGGGCGTGTGGACCCGCGACGGCGCCCGTGCCTATCGCATGGGTCGGGGCATCCAGGCCGGTCGCGTCTGGACCAACTGCTATCATGCCTATCCGGCCCATGCGGCCTTTGGCGGCTACAAGCAGTCGGGCATCGGCCGCGAAAATCACAAGATGATGCTCGACCATTATCAGCAGACCAAGAATCTGCTGGTCAGCTACAGCCCCAAGGCGCTGGGCTTCTTCTGA
- a CDS encoding FAD/NAD(P)-binding protein — translation MFQVSHLVIVGGGFSGTLLAINLLRYGTMRVTLVERRPERLGKGVAFGSALPDHILNVRAGNMSAFPDQPGHFAQWLAETSGGSDASFATRATYGRYLSALLDKTRAEAGDRLDVIDDAAVDIRMTGDGCVVELASGKTLAADAVALAPGNLPPHDLPPFRDKAPPLYVSEPWGADIAEGLTPSDKILLLGTGLTAVDCAQTLDSAGFRGSILALSRRGLVPHSHAPAMPFPALRERPAAHCAGLVRTIRQRADAVGWRRAVDELRPFTQDIWRAASPVERARFLRHARPYWDVHRHRIAPQVAERIAAMQASGRLRIAAGRIIGAQDADQGLIVQWRPRGGEQVQEIRVARVVNCTGPLADLGRADDVLLRRLADRGAIRPDALAIGIDTNRQGHAIARDGSAQERLLVVGPMTRGAHWEIVAVPDIRRHSWDMARALTGAQWVEAEGL, via the coding sequence ATGTTCCAAGTTTCCCACCTGGTCATCGTCGGTGGCGGGTTCAGCGGCACGCTGCTGGCGATCAACCTGCTGCGCTACGGGACGATGCGGGTGACATTGGTCGAGCGGCGGCCCGAACGGCTGGGCAAGGGTGTCGCGTTCGGCAGCGCCTTGCCCGACCATATCCTCAATGTCCGCGCCGGCAACATGAGCGCCTTTCCCGACCAGCCGGGCCATTTCGCGCAATGGCTGGCGGAGACGAGTGGCGGATCGGACGCCAGCTTCGCGACACGGGCGACCTATGGCCGCTATCTTTCCGCGCTGCTGGACAAGACCCGCGCCGAGGCGGGCGACCGGCTGGACGTGATCGATGACGCGGCGGTCGACATCCGCATGACCGGCGATGGCTGTGTCGTCGAACTGGCGTCGGGCAAGACGCTGGCGGCCGATGCGGTGGCGCTGGCGCCGGGCAATCTGCCGCCGCATGACCTGCCGCCATTTCGAGACAAGGCGCCCCCGCTCTATGTGTCCGAACCCTGGGGCGCGGACATTGCCGAGGGGCTGACGCCGAGCGACAAGATACTGCTATTGGGCACGGGCCTGACCGCGGTGGATTGCGCGCAGACGCTGGACAGCGCGGGTTTTCGCGGATCGATCCTGGCGCTGTCGCGGCGCGGGCTGGTGCCGCACAGCCATGCGCCGGCCATGCCCTTCCCCGCCCTGCGCGAACGGCCGGCCGCCCATTGCGCCGGGCTGGTCCGCACCATCCGCCAGCGGGCCGATGCGGTCGGCTGGCGCCGCGCGGTCGATGAGCTGCGCCCCTTCACCCAGGATATATGGCGGGCGGCCTCCCCGGTCGAACGGGCGCGCTTCCTGCGCCACGCCCGGCCCTATTGGGACGTGCATCGCCACCGCATCGCGCCGCAGGTGGCCGAACGAATCGCCGCGATGCAGGCAAGCGGGCGGCTGCGGATCGCGGCGGGCCGGATCATCGGCGCGCAGGACGCCGACCAGGGACTGATCGTGCAATGGCGGCCGCGCGGCGGCGAACAGGTGCAGGAGATCCGGGTGGCGCGGGTGGTCAATTGCACCGGCCCGCTGGCCGACCTTGGCCGGGCCGACGACGTGCTGCTGCGCCGGCTGGCGGATCGCGGCGCGATCCGACCGGATGCGCTGGCGATCGGTATCGACACCAACCGGCAGGGCCATGCCATCGCACGCGACGGCAGCGCGCAGGAACGGCTGCTGGTGGTCGGGCCGATGACGCGCGGCGCCCATTGGGAAATCGTCGCCGTGCCCGATATCCGCCGCCATAGCTGGGACATGGCGCGCGCGCTGACCGGCGCGCAATGGGTGGAGGCGGAAGGGCTTTAG
- a CDS encoding sensor histidine kinase — protein MKAGFLRWANSIHAHLLALALVVILTLTAFSLTLLLYFIPPERVPLSVYEIARIVHGQPLLRDEPVVHEVRQAAAPPASIDPADRLIAALLARRLALPAADARIRLDPGDRERIGQFVAEMQLYGPDGVADPFILGTFTAAIRQPDGEWRMITREARGGRSLWRLLGQYAFLVGILLVVPLSLWFSARLTRPIRAFAASAERMGAGQEEQPIPLDGPSEIRLAAQSINEMQARIARYVRERTSVVGAIAHDLRTPLSRLHFHLTAAPAPVRIAAEEEIRQMEALIGTTLDFVDNENRPRLKEPLDLGLLVEGLVDDFADMGRDVTLTGAEPVIIAGDMILLKRLFTNLIDNAIKYGDRARVRVMREEGRAIVTIEDDGPGMEQADIARAFEPFYRGEPSRNRSTGGVGLGLSIVQSAAQAHQGQVSLARAPDGGLRAQVELPV, from the coding sequence ATGAAGGCGGGTTTCCTGCGCTGGGCCAATTCGATCCACGCCCATCTGCTGGCGCTGGCCCTGGTCGTGATCCTGACGCTGACCGCCTTCAGCCTCACCCTGCTGCTCTATTTCATTCCGCCCGAACGGGTGCCGCTGTCGGTCTATGAGATTGCCCGCATCGTCCATGGCCAGCCCCTGCTGCGCGACGAGCCGGTGGTGCATGAGGTGCGGCAGGCCGCCGCGCCGCCGGCATCGATCGACCCGGCCGATCGGCTGATCGCCGCGCTGCTGGCCCGACGCCTTGCTCTGCCTGCGGCCGATGCGCGCATCCGCCTCGACCCCGGCGATCGCGAGCGCATCGGCCAGTTCGTGGCGGAGATGCAGCTTTATGGCCCCGATGGGGTCGCCGACCCCTTCATCCTGGGCACCTTCACCGCCGCGATCCGCCAGCCCGACGGTGAGTGGCGGATGATCACGCGGGAAGCGCGGGGCGGGCGGTCGCTCTGGCGGCTGCTCGGCCAATATGCCTTCCTCGTCGGCATCCTGCTGGTGGTGCCGCTCAGCCTCTGGTTCAGCGCGCGACTGACCCGCCCGATCCGCGCTTTCGCGGCCTCGGCCGAGCGGATGGGCGCAGGGCAGGAGGAGCAGCCGATCCCGCTGGACGGGCCGAGCGAGATCCGGCTGGCGGCGCAATCGATCAACGAGATGCAGGCGCGCATCGCCCGCTATGTGCGCGAACGCACCTCGGTCGTCGGGGCGATCGCCCATGATCTGCGCACGCCGCTGTCGCGCCTCCATTTCCACCTCACCGCCGCGCCCGCGCCGGTGCGGATCGCGGCCGAGGAGGAAATCCGCCAGATGGAGGCGCTGATCGGCACGACGCTGGATTTCGTCGACAATGAAAACCGCCCCCGCCTCAAGGAGCCGCTCGACCTTGGCCTGCTGGTCGAGGGGCTGGTCGACGATTTCGCCGACATGGGCCGCGACGTGACCCTGACGGGCGCGGAGCCTGTCATCATCGCGGGTGACATGATCCTGCTCAAGCGGCTGTTCACCAACCTGATCGACAATGCGATCAAATATGGCGATCGCGCGCGGGTGCGGGTGATGCGCGAAGAGGGGCGGGCGATCGTCACGATCGAGGATGACGGGCCGGGCATGGAACAGGCCGATATCGCCCGCGCCTTCGAGCCATTTTATCGCGGCGAACCCTCGCGCAATCGCAGCACCGGCGGCGTCGGCCTCGGCCTGTCGATCGTCCAGTCGGCGGCGCAGGCGCATCAGGGCCAGGTGTCGCTGGCGCGCGCGCCCGATGGCGGGCTGCGCGCGCAGGTTGAGCTGCCGGTTTAG
- a CDS encoding response regulator: MTAKLTGDSAPGDTHILIVDDDPSLRALVRAFLMQEGYVVSEAADGPAMRAILAHQPVDIIVLDVMMPGEDGLSIARSLAGQQDAGIIMVSALGTEGDRITGLEMGADDYLPKPLSPRELLARIRALQRRRRPVADTRQPVLAHYHFEGWQLDPVRRVLRDPAGIIISLSEGEFALLLAFIEHPQQILNRDALVELARGEDADVFDRAIDTQVSRLRRKLGTRARGELIHTVRSEGYIFQAPVQRG; this comes from the coding sequence GTGACAGCGAAGCTGACAGGCGACAGCGCGCCGGGCGACACGCATATCCTGATCGTCGATGACGATCCGTCGCTGCGCGCGCTCGTCCGCGCTTTCCTGATGCAGGAAGGTTATGTCGTCAGCGAAGCGGCCGATGGCCCGGCGATGCGCGCCATCCTCGCCCATCAGCCGGTCGACATCATCGTCCTCGACGTCATGATGCCGGGCGAGGACGGGCTGTCGATCGCCCGTTCGCTGGCGGGACAGCAGGATGCCGGCATCATCATGGTGTCGGCGCTGGGGACGGAGGGCGACCGGATCACCGGCCTGGAAATGGGCGCCGACGATTATCTGCCAAAGCCGCTGTCGCCGCGCGAACTGCTCGCCCGCATCCGTGCGCTGCAGCGCCGCCGTCGCCCGGTCGCCGACACCCGCCAGCCGGTGCTGGCCCATTATCATTTCGAAGGGTGGCAGCTCGATCCGGTGCGCCGGGTGCTGCGTGATCCCGCCGGCATCATCATCAGCCTGTCGGAGGGGGAGTTCGCCCTGCTGCTCGCCTTCATCGAGCATCCCCAACAGATATTGAACCGGGACGCGCTGGTCGAACTGGCGCGGGGCGAGGATGCCGATGTGTTCGACCGGGCGATCGACACCCAGGTCAGCCGCTTGCGCCGCAAGCTCGGCACCCGCGCGCGTGGCGAACTGATCCACACGGTGCGATCCGAAGGCTATATCTTCCAGGCGCCGGTGCAGCGCGGATGA
- a CDS encoding high-potential iron-sulfur protein, which produces MAASHHHVRHWSRRSALGLIACVPLGIASMANAAECVDPASLSAAQKSMRKSLGFRTSSDATKRCGLCAFFTAAQPGCGKCALLSGGIVPVEGVCDSWAKKS; this is translated from the coding sequence ATGGCGGCAAGCCATCATCATGTCCGTCACTGGAGCCGCCGATCGGCGCTGGGCCTGATCGCCTGCGTGCCGCTGGGGATTGCGAGCATGGCCAATGCCGCCGAGTGCGTCGATCCCGCCAGCCTGTCCGCCGCGCAGAAGAGCATGCGCAAGTCGCTGGGCTTTCGCACGTCGAGCGATGCGACTAAGCGCTGCGGCCTGTGCGCCTTCTTCACCGCCGCCCAGCCGGGCTGCGGCAAATGCGCGCTGCTGAGCGGTGGCATCGTACCGGTCGAAGGCGTGTGCGACAGCTGGGCGAAGAAGAGCTGA
- a CDS encoding cytochrome b/b6 domain-containing protein produces the protein MANPARQYVWDLPIRLFHWALVGLIGFSWWSAETYHMDWHRLSGQAVLFLIAFRLIWGLIGSGPARFAQFLRGPRAIFTYLTGRAPAAPGHNPLGGWSVVAMLLALSVQVGTGLFAVDIDGIESGPLSHLVDFDQGRLASEIHGISFTILQMLIGLHVLAVLFYLLVRRRNLIGPMVSGRAKVTGEPVAVRRASPVAFAVAILLAGSLAWWVFADPML, from the coding sequence ATGGCGAACCCCGCGCGCCAATATGTCTGGGATCTGCCGATCCGCCTGTTTCACTGGGCGCTGGTCGGCCTGATCGGCTTTTCCTGGTGGAGCGCGGAAACCTATCACATGGACTGGCATCGCCTGTCGGGTCAGGCCGTGCTGTTCCTGATCGCCTTTCGCCTGATCTGGGGCCTGATCGGGTCCGGGCCGGCGCGCTTTGCCCAGTTCCTGCGCGGGCCGCGCGCGATCTTCACCTATCTGACCGGCCGTGCGCCCGCGGCGCCGGGCCATAATCCGCTGGGCGGCTGGAGCGTGGTGGCGATGCTGCTGGCGCTGTCGGTGCAGGTCGGCACCGGCCTGTTCGCGGTCGATATCGACGGCATCGAATCCGGGCCGCTGTCGCATCTGGTCGATTTCGATCAGGGCCGGCTCGCCTCCGAGATTCACGGCATCAGCTTCACCATCCTGCAGATGCTGATCGGCCTGCATGTCCTGGCGGTGCTGTTCTACCTGCTGGTGCGACGGCGCAACCTGATCGGGCCGATGGTCAGCGGCCGGGCGAAAGTGACCGGTGAGCCGGTGGCGGTGCGGCGCGCGTCGCCTGTCGCCTTCGCCGTCGCGATCCTGCTGGCGGGCAGCCTCGCCTGGTGGGTCTTTGCCGATCCGATGCTGTGA
- a CDS encoding c-type cytochrome, producing the protein MHDTARMKRSIAMLALLCAAPLAAAPGDIVATRIAGFREVGAAFKNINDELKSPTPQTYVIQISARQIRDYARQQQGWFPAGSGPKPGVKTAAKPEIWSQPAAFKAAQDGFTAQANSFATVAASGDVAKMRVAAKTLGQSCGTCHRSFRVEEKR; encoded by the coding sequence ATGCACGATACAGCCCGTATGAAGCGGTCGATCGCGATGCTGGCACTGCTCTGCGCGGCACCGCTGGCGGCCGCGCCCGGCGATATCGTCGCCACCCGGATCGCGGGTTTCCGCGAGGTCGGCGCGGCGTTCAAGAACATCAATGACGAGCTGAAATCGCCCACGCCGCAAACCTATGTGATACAGATTTCGGCGCGGCAGATCCGCGACTATGCGCGCCAGCAGCAGGGCTGGTTCCCGGCCGGCAGCGGCCCGAAGCCCGGCGTCAAGACGGCGGCCAAGCCGGAAATCTGGAGCCAGCCGGCCGCATTCAAGGCGGCGCAGGACGGCTTTACCGCACAGGCCAACAGCTTCGCCACCGTGGCGGCGAGCGGCGACGTGGCGAAGATGCGGGTTGCGGCCAAGACGCTGGGGCAAAGCTGTGGCACCTGCCATCGCAGCTTCCGCGTCGAGGAGAAGCGCTGA